In a single window of the Thermodesulfobacteriota bacterium genome:
- a CDS encoding DUF4116 domain-containing protein, translating into MEKNKKTISFYRGWLKKCGVSLKRVPKSLRTEDLCRIAVKNDGSALKYVPEELKTEELCKIAVEDKGYTLRYVPKNLITEELCKIAVKQNGNLLSVVPRDMRTEEVYKIAVKNGGLLILTVKNKHRTPELFRIAVGTDGSDLRHVPESLRTRELCKIAVKNYGSALKYVPEKLRTKGLCRIAVEGKGYALKYVPKSLRTEELFRIAVEKAGSALGHVPESLITEDLCRIAVENEGSALGHVPESLRTDDLCRIAVEKAGSALGHVPESLKTESLCRIAVIKDGTVIQYVPEKLITEELCKIAVKQNGEFLQYVPESLRTEELCKIAVKQFGVHLQYVPESLRTEELCKIAVVKYGFTLQYVPKSVKTEALCRIAVESHYGALQYVPESLITEELCKIAVEDDGSALEYVPESLRTDDLCRIAVESHYWALQYVPESLRTEDLCRIAVESHYGALQYVPESLRTEELCRIAVEDNPCLLQCVPEELRTEDLCKIAVENDGSALEYVPEELKTRELCRIAVANDGKALEHVPQELKTGELCRTAGAYRPFVLEHVPEELRTEDLCKIAVEDYGSALEYVPKDLITEELCRIAVENYGGALEYVPGELKTEELCKIAVRQYGKALQYVPEELKTGNLCGTAVANDSKSLEYVPEELITEEQCRNMVKRRGEFLQYVPESLRTEELCKIAVRQYGKALQYVPEELKTEELCRIAVANDGRALEYVPESLRTQDLCKIAVKNFSGVLKYVPEHLKAKL; encoded by the coding sequence ATGGAAAAAAATAAGAAAACAATTTCATTCTATAGGGGTTGGTTAAAAAAATGCGGCGTTAGTCTTAAGCGTGTACCGAAGTCATTAAGGACCGAGGACCTGTGTAGAATTGCGGTAAAAAACGACGGTAGTGCATTAAAGTATGTACCGGAAGAGTTGAAAACCGAGGAGCTATGTAAAATTGCTGTAGAAGATAAAGGCTATACGTTACGGTATGTGCCAAAAAATTTAATAACTGAGGAGTTATGTAAAATCGCGGTAAAACAAAACGGCAATCTTTTGTCGGTTGTGCCCCGGGATATGAGAACTGAGGAAGTGTATAAAATAGCGGTAAAAAATGGCGGCCTTCTAATATTGACAGTGAAAAATAAGCATAGAACCCCCGAACTGTTTAGAATCGCGGTAGGAACAGACGGTAGTGATTTAAGGCATGTGCCGGAATCATTGAGGACTAGGGAGTTATGTAAAATAGCGGTAAAAAATTACGGTAGTGCATTAAAGTATGTACCAGAAAAGTTGAGAACTAAGGGTTTGTGCAGAATTGCAGTAGAAGGTAAAGGCTATGCGTTAAAATACGTCCCGAAATCATTGAGGACCGAGGAGCTATTTAGAATTGCGGTAGAAAAAGCCGGCAGTGCGTTAGGTCATGTGCCGGAATCATTAATTACCGAGGATCTGTGTAGAATTGCGGTAGAAAACGAAGGTAGTGCGTTAGGTCACGTGCCGGAATCATTAAGGACTGATGATCTGTGTAGAATTGCGGTAGAAAAAGCCGGCAGTGCGTTAGGTCATGTGCCGGAATCACTGAAAACAGAAAGTCTGTGTAGAATCGCGGTAATAAAGGACGGTACTGTGATACAGTATGTACCAGAAAAGTTGATAACCGAGGAGCTGTGTAAAATCGCTGTAAAACAAAACGGCGAATTCCTGCAGTATGTGCCGGAGTCACTGAGAACCGAGGAGCTGTGTAAAATTGCGGTGAAACAATTTGGCGTTCACCTGCAATATGTGCCGGAGTCACTGAGAACCGAGGAGCTGTGTAAAATTGCAGTAGTAAAATATGGCTTTACGTTACAGTATGTACCGAAGTCAGTGAAAACTGAGGCGCTATGCAGAATTGCGGTAGAAAGTCACTATGGGGCATTACAGTATGTGCCGGAATCATTAATTACCGAGGAGCTATGTAAAATTGCTGTAGAAGATGACGGCAGTGCGTTAGAATATGTGCCGGAATCATTGAGGACTGATGATCTGTGTAGAATTGCGGTAGAAAGTCACTATTGGGCATTACAGTATGTACCGGAATCTTTAAGGACCGAGGATCTGTGTAGAATTGCGGTAGAAAGTCACTATGGGGCATTACAGTATGTACCGGAATCTTTAAGGACCGAGGAACTGTGTAGAATTGCGGTAGAAGATAACCCTTGTCTATTACAATGCGTACCGGAAGAGTTGAGAACCGAGGATCTGTGTAAGATCGCGGTAGAAAATGACGGCAGTGCGTTAGAATATGTGCCGGAAGAGTTGAAAACCAGGGAGTTGTGTAGAATTGCGGTAGCAAATGACGGCAAGGCGTTAGAACATGTGCCGCAAGAGTTGAAAACCGGGGAGCTTTGTAGAACTGCGGGAGCATATAGACCCTTTGTGTTAGAACATGTGCCGGAAGAGTTGAGAACCGAGGATCTGTGTAAGATCGCGGTAGAAGATTACGGCAGTGCGTTAGAATATGTGCCAAAAGATTTAATAACTGAGGAGTTATGTAGAATTGCGGTAGAAAATTACGGCGGTGCGTTAGAATATGTACCGGGAGAGCTGAAGACAGAGGAGTTATGTAAAATTGCTGTAAGACAATACGGGAAAGCCCTGCAGTATGTGCCGGAAGAGTTGAAAACCGGGAATCTGTGCGGAACTGCGGTAGCAAATGACAGCAAATCGTTAGAATATGTGCCGGAAGAGTTGATAACTGAGGAACAATGTAGAAATATGGTAAAACGAAGAGGCGAATTCCTGCAGTATGTGCCGGAGTCACTGAGAACCGAGGAACTATGTAAAATTGCTGTAAGACAATACGGGAAAGCCCTGCAGTATGTGCCAGAAGAGTTGAAAACGGAGGAGCTGTGTAGAATTGCAGTAGCAAATGACGGCCGTGCGTTAGAATATGTGCCGGAATCACTGAGAACTCAGGATCTGTGTAAGATCGCGGTAAAAAATTTCAGCGGTGTGTTAAAATATGTGCCGGAACATTTGAAGGCAAAATTATGA
- a CDS encoding alpha-hydroxy acid oxidase, giving the protein MIIKKIENKKEDWNYAVKNLDRCASINDLRILAKKSIPRVAFDYIDGGAEDEITMQRNRSVFRTYGFRPRVLKDVTAINLRTQINGRDSALPVVLAPTGFSRLFHYKGEEAVVKSANKAQIPYTLSTVSTTSIEDAAAVSTGDLFFQIYIWHNRDWVYKFLDRCKTSGYKGIYLAVDSPVLGKRERDLHHGHGTFRLKINMALASLSRPKWLFRFLTSPKLVMGNMTGYLPHGGDMQKVVDTINGQYDASVSWEDAKKIKDYWGEGPFLLKGIQSVEDAKRAVDIGASGIVLSNHGGRQLDGAPTGLELLPKVKDAVKDQLEILVDGGITRGSDIIKAIALGADACMIGRAYLYGLAAGGEKGVDRALSILKDEMERVMALIGCNDINKLNSDYIEKLSPIP; this is encoded by the coding sequence ATAATAAAGAAAATAGAAAACAAAAAAGAAGATTGGAATTACGCTGTGAAAAATCTTGACCGTTGTGCTTCCATAAATGATTTACGGATTCTTGCTAAGAAAAGCATTCCTCGTGTAGCGTTCGACTACATTGATGGCGGGGCTGAAGATGAAATTACAATGCAGCGGAACCGTTCTGTATTCAGAACATATGGTTTTCGGCCAAGAGTATTGAAAGATGTCACGGCAATTAACCTGAGAACCCAAATAAATGGCAGGGACAGTGCCCTGCCTGTTGTCCTGGCGCCTACTGGATTTTCCCGTCTCTTCCACTATAAAGGCGAGGAGGCGGTTGTGAAATCCGCCAATAAAGCGCAAATTCCCTATACCTTATCAACCGTTTCGACTACCTCCATAGAAGATGCGGCAGCCGTATCAACAGGGGACTTATTTTTTCAGATATATATCTGGCATAACAGGGATTGGGTGTACAAGTTTTTAGATCGCTGCAAAACGTCCGGTTACAAGGGTATTTATCTGGCGGTAGATTCACCGGTTCTGGGTAAAAGAGAACGTGATCTTCATCACGGTCATGGAACCTTCCGCTTAAAAATAAACATGGCTTTAGCCTCTCTCTCCAGACCGAAATGGTTATTCCGGTTTTTAACATCTCCCAAACTGGTTATGGGCAATATGACCGGGTATTTACCCCATGGCGGTGACATGCAAAAAGTAGTTGATACCATTAATGGCCAGTACGATGCCTCTGTCTCCTGGGAAGATGCCAAAAAAATAAAAGACTACTGGGGAGAGGGCCCCTTCCTTTTAAAAGGAATACAATCTGTAGAAGACGCAAAAAGGGCCGTTGATATCGGTGCCAGCGGCATCGTGTTATCGAATCATGGCGGCCGGCAGCTGGACGGCGCCCCCACGGGTTTAGAACTTTTACCCAAGGTTAAAGATGCCGTAAAGGATCAGCTCGAAATATTGGTTGACGGCGGTATTACAAGAGGTTCCGATATTATTAAGGCGATCGCCCTGGGCGCCGATGCCTGTATGATTGGCCGGGCCTATTTATATGGATTGGCAGCCGGGGGAGAAAAAGGGGTAGACAGGGCGCTTTCGATTTTGAAAGATGAAATGGAACGGGTAATGGCATTGATCGGGTGTAATGACATCAATAAATTAAATTCTGACTATATTGAAAAGTTATCGCCAATTCCATAA